From the genome of Lineus longissimus chromosome 8, tnLinLong1.2, whole genome shotgun sequence, one region includes:
- the LOC135492128 gene encoding ethanolamine kinase 1-like isoform X3, with translation MAEHSSHAQQVFTEGITNVLVGCHLGDFKDVVLVRIYGEKTEIIIDRDVEKRNMKLLEQHGCAKSLYCAFKNGLAYGFIPGRTLDEKSVREDHIGSLIAKEMVNFHALQVPELKDSNITPTVFRTMRKWLKVIPAEFPEPERNERLKMEVPDSKRLLVEIETLEKAAEYVNSPLVFSHNDLLLKNIIITEENDRAYFIDYEYGGVNPEAYDISNHFCEYAGIDEVNYELYPDEEYQKKWLRRFLEYKFQHVKRQDVVTEKDVQTLYVQTNQLALASHLFWGIWGLVQARYSTINFDYLDYAIVRMNEYFRCKDKFLSLKMPE, from the exons ATGGCCGAGCATTCTTCCCATGCTCAGCAG GTTTTCACTGAAGGCATCACTAACGTGTTGGTTGGTTGCCATCTCGGTGACTTTAAAGATGTCGTCCTGGTGCGAATCTATGGGGAGAAGACAGAGATCATCATTGACAGAGATGTGGAGAAAAGGAATATGAAGCTCCTTGAGCAACATGGCTGTGCTAAATCACTGTACTGTGCCTTCAAGAATGGTCTAGCATATGGCTTTATTCCTGGACGGACCCTTGATGAGAAATCTGTGCGAGAAGACCATATTGGAAG TTTAATTGCAAAAGAAATGGTCAACTTCCATGCATTGCAAGTTCCAGAATTAAAAGATTCCAACATTACGCCGACAGTATTTCGCACCATGAGGAAATGGTTGAAAGTCATCCCTGCCGAATTTCCTGAGCCAGAGAGAAATGAACG gttaaaaatggaagttcccgaCAGCAAGCGCCTTCTGGTGGAGATAGAGACTCTGGAGAAAGCAGCAGAATATGTTAATTCCCCACTGGTCTTCTCTCACAATGATCTGttgttgaaaaatatcatcATCACAGAAGAAAATG ACCGGGCCTATTTCATAGACTATGAATACGGTGGCGTGAATCCCGAGGCCTATGATATATCAAATCATTTCTGTGAATATGCTG GTATTGATGAGGTTAACTATGAATTGTACCCAGATGAAGAGTACCAGAAAAAATGGCTGCGACGTTTTCTCGAGTATAAATTCCAACATGTCAAACGACAGGATGTGGTCACAGAGAAAGATGTTCAGACATTATATGTACAAACAAATCAGCTAGCATTG GCCTCTCATCTATTCTGGGGTATCTGGGGTCTGGTTCAAGCCAGGTATTCGACAATCAACTTTGATTACTTAGA CTATGCAATTGTTCGAATGAATGAGTACTTCCGGTGCAAGGACAAGTTCTTATCGTTAAAGATGCCAGAGTGA
- the LOC135492128 gene encoding ethanolamine kinase 1-like isoform X1, translating into MDLVTLSTTVDGDNFKHGCFEVLKHVRPDWTEENIKFKVFTEGITNVLVGCHLGDFKDVVLVRIYGEKTEIIIDRDVEKRNMKLLEQHGCAKSLYCAFKNGLAYGFIPGRTLDEKSVREDHIGSLIAKEMVNFHALQVPELKDSNITPTVFRTMRKWLKVIPAEFPEPERNERLKMEVPDSKRLLVEIETLEKAAEYVNSPLVFSHNDLLLKNIIITEENDRAYFIDYEYGGVNPEAYDISNHFCEYAGIDEVNYELYPDEEYQKKWLRRFLEYKFQHVKRQDVVTEKDVQTLYVQTNQLALASHLFWGIWGLVQARYSTINFDYLDYAIVRMNEYFRCKDKFLSLKMPE; encoded by the exons ATGGATTTGGTGACATTATCGACAACTGTTGATGGTGACAACTTTAAGCATGGTTGTTTTGAGGTCTTAAAACATGTTAGGCCCGATTGGACtgaggaaaatatcaaatttaag GTTTTCACTGAAGGCATCACTAACGTGTTGGTTGGTTGCCATCTCGGTGACTTTAAAGATGTCGTCCTGGTGCGAATCTATGGGGAGAAGACAGAGATCATCATTGACAGAGATGTGGAGAAAAGGAATATGAAGCTCCTTGAGCAACATGGCTGTGCTAAATCACTGTACTGTGCCTTCAAGAATGGTCTAGCATATGGCTTTATTCCTGGACGGACCCTTGATGAGAAATCTGTGCGAGAAGACCATATTGGAAG TTTAATTGCAAAAGAAATGGTCAACTTCCATGCATTGCAAGTTCCAGAATTAAAAGATTCCAACATTACGCCGACAGTATTTCGCACCATGAGGAAATGGTTGAAAGTCATCCCTGCCGAATTTCCTGAGCCAGAGAGAAATGAACG gttaaaaatggaagttcccgaCAGCAAGCGCCTTCTGGTGGAGATAGAGACTCTGGAGAAAGCAGCAGAATATGTTAATTCCCCACTGGTCTTCTCTCACAATGATCTGttgttgaaaaatatcatcATCACAGAAGAAAATG ACCGGGCCTATTTCATAGACTATGAATACGGTGGCGTGAATCCCGAGGCCTATGATATATCAAATCATTTCTGTGAATATGCTG GTATTGATGAGGTTAACTATGAATTGTACCCAGATGAAGAGTACCAGAAAAAATGGCTGCGACGTTTTCTCGAGTATAAATTCCAACATGTCAAACGACAGGATGTGGTCACAGAGAAAGATGTTCAGACATTATATGTACAAACAAATCAGCTAGCATTG GCCTCTCATCTATTCTGGGGTATCTGGGGTCTGGTTCAAGCCAGGTATTCGACAATCAACTTTGATTACTTAGA CTATGCAATTGTTCGAATGAATGAGTACTTCCGGTGCAAGGACAAGTTCTTATCGTTAAAGATGCCAGAGTGA
- the LOC135492128 gene encoding ethanolamine kinase 1-like isoform X2, translating into MTCCCPTRRTPSCPLRWALHRYMCYREAKGILHMTVFTEGITNVLVGCHLGDFKDVVLVRIYGEKTEIIIDRDVEKRNMKLLEQHGCAKSLYCAFKNGLAYGFIPGRTLDEKSVREDHIGSLIAKEMVNFHALQVPELKDSNITPTVFRTMRKWLKVIPAEFPEPERNERLKMEVPDSKRLLVEIETLEKAAEYVNSPLVFSHNDLLLKNIIITEENDRAYFIDYEYGGVNPEAYDISNHFCEYAGIDEVNYELYPDEEYQKKWLRRFLEYKFQHVKRQDVVTEKDVQTLYVQTNQLALASHLFWGIWGLVQARYSTINFDYLDYAIVRMNEYFRCKDKFLSLKMPE; encoded by the exons atgacctgctgctgtccgacacgtcggactccatcatgtccattgcgctgggcactacacagatacatgtgctatagagaagcgaaagggatactgcatatgacg GTTTTCACTGAAGGCATCACTAACGTGTTGGTTGGTTGCCATCTCGGTGACTTTAAAGATGTCGTCCTGGTGCGAATCTATGGGGAGAAGACAGAGATCATCATTGACAGAGATGTGGAGAAAAGGAATATGAAGCTCCTTGAGCAACATGGCTGTGCTAAATCACTGTACTGTGCCTTCAAGAATGGTCTAGCATATGGCTTTATTCCTGGACGGACCCTTGATGAGAAATCTGTGCGAGAAGACCATATTGGAAG TTTAATTGCAAAAGAAATGGTCAACTTCCATGCATTGCAAGTTCCAGAATTAAAAGATTCCAACATTACGCCGACAGTATTTCGCACCATGAGGAAATGGTTGAAAGTCATCCCTGCCGAATTTCCTGAGCCAGAGAGAAATGAACG gttaaaaatggaagttcccgaCAGCAAGCGCCTTCTGGTGGAGATAGAGACTCTGGAGAAAGCAGCAGAATATGTTAATTCCCCACTGGTCTTCTCTCACAATGATCTGttgttgaaaaatatcatcATCACAGAAGAAAATG ACCGGGCCTATTTCATAGACTATGAATACGGTGGCGTGAATCCCGAGGCCTATGATATATCAAATCATTTCTGTGAATATGCTG GTATTGATGAGGTTAACTATGAATTGTACCCAGATGAAGAGTACCAGAAAAAATGGCTGCGACGTTTTCTCGAGTATAAATTCCAACATGTCAAACGACAGGATGTGGTCACAGAGAAAGATGTTCAGACATTATATGTACAAACAAATCAGCTAGCATTG GCCTCTCATCTATTCTGGGGTATCTGGGGTCTGGTTCAAGCCAGGTATTCGACAATCAACTTTGATTACTTAGA CTATGCAATTGTTCGAATGAATGAGTACTTCCGGTGCAAGGACAAGTTCTTATCGTTAAAGATGCCAGAGTGA
- the LOC135492110 gene encoding tetraspanin-9-like, producing the protein MATEKGKSETEEGCGFFTKWAVFIFNLFFVLCGLTLLGVGIWISVDRNFLSSLLRAELFASAAYLCIGSGIIIIVIAFFGCCGARTENKCLVVVFLLFLIFLFLALVVAGAVAVAFRDQMGETMKSGMKRTLVDWYGDDYSQVVTDAWDLAQSRLFCCGVDKEGWGLYNQTKWVKDANPGLNSVSPGYKFVPASCCKRDYRGNYVDLNQCQTTRLMPPGTMIGGFNDALYYDGCYDKGYEFLAKHAAILLGLGFGVALILLLGIIFSAILLRYI; encoded by the exons ATGGCGACAGAAAAGGGCAAGAGTGAGACTGAAGAAGGATGTGGCTTCTTCACTAAATGGGCCGTGTTCATCTTTAATCTGTTTTTTGTT TTATGTGGTCTGACTCTGCTTGGCGTAGGAATCTGGATATCCGTCGACAGAAACTTCCTATCAAGTCTGCTCCGTGCCGAGTTGTTTGCCTCAGCTGCTTATCTTTGTATTGGCTCtggaatcatcatcatcgtcattgcatTCTTTGGATGTTGTGGAGCCAGAACTGAAAATAAATGCCTAGTTGTTGTG TTTTTGCTCTTCTTAATCTTCCTCTTCCTAGCACTAGTGGTGGCCGGTGCGGTTGCAGTCGCATTCAGGGATCAG ATGGGTGAAACCATGAAGTCTGGAATGAAGCGGACACTGGTTGACTGGTATGGTGATGATTACTCGCAGGTTGTGACAGATGCGTGGGATCTGGCTCAGAGCAGG CTGTTCTGTTGTGGAGTGGACAAGGAAGGATGGGGTCTCTACAACCAGACCAAGTGGGTCAAAGATGCAAACCCAGGGCTCAACA GTGTGAGTCCAGGTTATAAGTTTGTTCCTGCTTCCTGTTGTAAACGAGACTATCGTGGCAACTATGTTGATCTCAACCAGTGTCAAACTACGCGACTGATGCCACCTGGGACTATGATAGGAGGGTTCAATGATGCTTTATACTATGAT GGTTGTTATGACAAAGGTTATGAATTCTTGGCAAAACATGCTGCTATTCTACTCGGTCTTGGCTTTGGGGTAGCACTGATCTTG ttgcTGGGCATCATCTTTTCTGCTATACTTCTACGATATATCTAG